A single region of the Streptomyces diastaticus subsp. diastaticus genome encodes:
- a CDS encoding DUF7059 domain-containing protein: MSTPSLPLTDRSGLAPRLRSAFLAADFTADGLLERLGAAAYAALARAETVPALRATRGGTPLDTLVRLFLLQRPVSAAEAGAALPGGLLDDAVDGGWLSREPDGETGEEVVRAAVDVRPYGGPDGQDWFIASDLGCAVGGAGGIGSTAEGVVLGVGGASTTLAGLTVRGPVRSALDLGTGSGVQALHASVDATRVTATDLNPRALRFTELTLALSGAPEAELLEGSLFEPVGEHRYDLIVSNPPFVISPGARLTYRDGGMSGDDLCRTLVQQAGDRLDEGGYAHFLANWQHVEGEEWSDRLRSWVPSGCDAWIVQREVQDITQYTELWLRDAGDHRTDPEAYAVRYEAWLDEFEARNTKAIGFGWITLRRSGAAEPSILVEEWPHPVEQPLGETVRAHFARQDYLRTHDDAALLAGYFTLAPEVVQEQIGLPGAEDPEHVVLRQHRGMRRATQVDTVGAGFAGVCDGSLSAGRILDAIAQLIGEDPVLLRDRTPAQIRLLVEQGFLEPVTGPAPSGA; encoded by the coding sequence GTGAGTACCCCCAGCCTCCCCCTGACCGACCGCTCCGGCCTGGCTCCGCGCCTGCGGAGCGCCTTCCTCGCCGCCGACTTCACCGCCGACGGGCTCCTGGAACGGCTGGGCGCCGCGGCGTACGCGGCCCTCGCGCGCGCGGAGACGGTGCCCGCGCTGCGGGCGACGCGGGGTGGGACCCCGCTCGACACGCTGGTCCGCCTCTTCCTCCTCCAGCGTCCGGTCTCCGCCGCCGAGGCCGGGGCCGCGCTGCCCGGCGGGCTGCTGGACGACGCCGTGGACGGTGGCTGGCTCAGCCGGGAACCGGACGGGGAGACCGGGGAGGAGGTGGTACGGGCCGCGGTCGACGTCCGGCCCTACGGCGGGCCGGACGGGCAGGACTGGTTCATCGCCTCGGACCTCGGGTGCGCGGTCGGCGGAGCCGGCGGGATCGGCAGCACGGCCGAGGGCGTCGTCCTCGGGGTGGGCGGCGCCTCCACGACGCTGGCCGGCCTCACCGTGCGCGGCCCCGTGCGGAGCGCCCTCGACCTGGGCACCGGCTCCGGTGTCCAGGCGCTGCACGCCTCCGTCGACGCGACGCGGGTGACCGCCACCGACCTCAACCCGCGCGCCCTGCGCTTCACCGAGCTGACCCTCGCGCTCTCCGGCGCCCCCGAGGCGGAGCTCCTCGAAGGCTCCCTGTTCGAGCCGGTCGGCGAGCACCGCTACGACCTGATCGTCTCCAACCCGCCCTTCGTGATCTCCCCGGGCGCCCGCCTCACGTACCGGGACGGCGGGATGAGTGGGGACGATCTGTGCCGCACACTCGTTCAGCAGGCCGGGGACCGGCTCGACGAAGGGGGGTACGCGCACTTCCTGGCCAACTGGCAGCACGTCGAGGGCGAGGAGTGGAGTGACCGGCTCCGCTCCTGGGTGCCGTCGGGGTGCGACGCCTGGATCGTGCAGCGCGAAGTGCAGGACATCACCCAGTACACCGAACTGTGGCTGCGGGACGCCGGGGACCACCGCACCGACCCGGAGGCCTACGCGGTCCGGTACGAGGCGTGGCTGGACGAGTTCGAGGCGCGGAACACCAAGGCGATCGGCTTCGGCTGGATCACCCTTCGGCGCAGCGGCGCGGCCGAGCCGTCGATCCTCGTCGAGGAATGGCCGCACCCTGTCGAGCAGCCCCTCGGCGAGACGGTCCGCGCCCACTTCGCCCGCCAGGACTACCTGCGGACGCACGACGACGCGGCTCTCCTCGCCGGCTACTTCACCCTCGCCCCCGAGGTCGTCCAGGAGCAGATCGGGCTGCCCGGAGCCGAGGACCCCGAGCACGTGGTCCTGCGCCAGCACCGCGGCATGCGCCGGGCCACCCAGGTCGACACGGTCGGCGCGGGTTTCGCCGGGGTCTGCGACGGCTCGCTGAGCGCCGGGCGCATCCTCGACGCCATCGCCCAGCTCATCGGCGAGGACCCGGTGCTGCTGCGGGACCGGACGCCCGCCCAGATCCGGCTCCTCGTGGAACAGGGCTTCCTGGAGCCGGTGACCGGGCCCGCTCCGTCCGGGGCGTAG